A genomic stretch from Pochonia chlamydosporia 170 chromosome 4, whole genome shotgun sequence includes:
- a CDS encoding augmenter of liver regeneration (similar to Metarhizium acridum CQMa 102 XP_007806441.1): MTKENTKQKTSTSKDTPSIVDGTSLANSRSDCPPDVEALGRGTWTLLHSIAASYPESPSKSQQSDLLSFVKLFSKLYPCWVCAEDFTTYMGREVPRVGSRDEFGKWLCGAHNDVNRKLGKPQFDCSRWQERWRTGWNDGRCD; encoded by the coding sequence ATGACGAAGGAAAATACGAAGCAAAAAACGTCAACCAGTAAGGACACTCCATCGATTGTCGATGGAACAAGTCTAGCCAATTCCCGGTCAGATTGTCCTCCAGATGTAGAAGCTTTGGGACGTGGTACTTGGACACTTCTCCATTCTATTGCAGCGTCATACCCCGAGTCGCCATCAAAGTCACAACAGTCAGACCTTTTGAGCTTTGTCAAGCTCTTTTCCAAGCTTTACCCATGTTGGGTATGTGCTGAAGATTTCACAACATACATGGGACGGGAGGTACCCCGAGTCGGGAGTCGCGATGAGTTTGGCAAATGGCTATGTGGTGCTCACAACGACGTCAACCGAAAATTGGGCAAGCCGCAATTCGACTGTTCGCGATGGCAGGAGCGTTGGCGTACAGGCTGGAATGATGGACGATGCGATTGA